In the genome of Actinomadura graeca, one region contains:
- a CDS encoding GNAT family N-acetyltransferase, whose amino-acid sequence MLDPVSPDRYATLAPLFGPSYPNLAFVHAALEGRIPARAWARHEGDEVSACLIATRSHFCFAAGDLTTDLMDGIYALLRDRPPVTLVYPADQGVAPAAGFGKAERIQFSRAEPGGAAPAPPEGFELVRIDERLFEKLNWRDMVLSIFGSAEGYVKHGYGFCLVQDGRVAAEGHGVVGGGLVELGGFTHPHYRRRNLYAAMSAQIIGYGAEHGLRPVLSCLAGNAASVAVARRIGLTRDFRYEVAVVEP is encoded by the coding sequence ATGTTGGACCCGGTGAGCCCGGACCGGTACGCGACGCTCGCTCCCTTGTTCGGACCCTCCTATCCCAACCTGGCCTTCGTCCACGCCGCCCTGGAGGGCAGGATCCCCGCGAGGGCGTGGGCGCGGCACGAGGGCGACGAGGTGTCGGCGTGCCTCATCGCCACCCGGTCGCACTTCTGCTTCGCCGCCGGGGACCTCACGACGGATCTGATGGACGGGATCTACGCGCTGCTGCGTGACCGTCCGCCCGTCACGCTGGTCTATCCGGCGGACCAGGGGGTCGCCCCGGCGGCCGGCTTCGGCAAAGCCGAGCGCATCCAGTTCAGCCGTGCCGAGCCCGGCGGGGCCGCGCCCGCGCCGCCCGAGGGGTTCGAGCTGGTCAGGATCGACGAGCGGCTGTTCGAGAAGCTGAACTGGCGGGACATGGTCCTGTCGATCTTCGGGTCCGCCGAAGGCTACGTGAAGCACGGGTACGGCTTCTGCCTGGTCCAGGACGGGCGGGTCGCGGCCGAGGGGCACGGGGTCGTCGGCGGAGGGCTGGTCGAGCTGGGCGGGTTCACCCACCCGCACTACCGGCGGCGGAACCTGTACGCCGCCATGAGCGCCCAGATCATCGGGTACGGCGCGGAGCACGGCCTGCGCCCGGTGCTGTCGTGCCTGGCCGGCAACGCGGCGAGCGTGGCGGTGGCGCGAAGGATCGGCCTGACCCGGGACTTCCGCTACGAGGTCGCGGTGGTGGAGCCATGA
- a CDS encoding pyridoxal-phosphate dependent enzyme, translating to MTLHAPVSSLVATVHQMISPHIRRTPLVRTAGGGDVHLKCENLQLTGSFKLRGALSGLLGYRRFHPDVWSRMRAHGVVTCSSGNFAQALAYATARLSLDYTVIVPERIAPAKMAGIITHNPRTRIVRVPYETWRHTMVNGEHPDFAGFFLSCETDDFVTQGNGTIGLEISEDLPSVDAVLVPYGGGNLTYSLATLFAGQGVGVYAVEITTGAPLSASLEAGRPVEVEYRSSFVDGIGASFVLPQQFHRVKDVIAGVLTVTPQEVAEALGSLLLDDKMLAEGAGAAALAAARKYSGACHWTSPCAVVSGATIDLPNLLGVLSDASQEEPNHAHR from the coding sequence ATGACCCTGCACGCGCCGGTGTCCTCGCTGGTGGCCACCGTCCATCAGATGATCTCCCCGCACATCCGCCGGACGCCCCTCGTCCGGACGGCGGGCGGGGGCGACGTCCACCTCAAGTGCGAGAACCTCCAGCTCACCGGGTCGTTCAAGCTGCGCGGGGCGCTGAGCGGCCTCCTCGGCTACAGGCGCTTCCATCCCGACGTGTGGTCGCGGATGAGGGCGCACGGGGTGGTGACGTGCAGCTCGGGGAACTTCGCCCAGGCGCTGGCGTACGCGACGGCCCGCCTTTCGCTGGACTACACGGTCATCGTCCCCGAGCGGATCGCGCCCGCGAAAATGGCGGGGATCATCACGCACAACCCGCGCACACGGATCGTCCGCGTCCCCTATGAGACGTGGCGCCACACGATGGTGAACGGCGAGCACCCCGATTTCGCGGGGTTCTTCCTTTCCTGTGAGACGGACGATTTCGTGACGCAGGGGAACGGCACGATCGGGCTGGAGATATCCGAGGACCTGCCCTCGGTCGACGCGGTCCTGGTCCCCTACGGCGGCGGCAACCTGACCTACAGTCTCGCCACGCTGTTCGCCGGGCAGGGCGTCGGCGTCTACGCCGTCGAGATCACCACGGGGGCGCCGCTGTCCGCCTCGCTGGAGGCGGGGCGGCCCGTCGAGGTGGAGTACCGCTCGTCGTTCGTGGACGGCATCGGCGCCAGCTTCGTCCTCCCGCAGCAGTTCCACCGGGTCAAGGACGTGATCGCGGGCGTCCTCACCGTGACGCCGCAGGAGGTCGCCGAGGCGCTGGGCTCGCTGCTCCTCGACGACAAGATGCTGGCCGAGGGCGCCGGGGCCGCCGCCCTCGCGGCGGCGCGCAAGTACTCCGGCGCCTGCCACTGGACCTCTCCGTGCGCCGTCGTCAGCGGCGCGACGATCGATCTCCCGAATCTACTGGGCGTCCTCAGCGACGCCTCCCAGGAGGAGCCGAACCATGCCCACCGTTGA
- a CDS encoding TauD/TfdA dioxygenase family protein, whose translation MPTVEPVSPALGARVTDVDLSQELTERQWEEIREAFHRHSVLVFPGQTLSIEDQKRFSRRFGDLLVHEHLLPMTVEGYPECMRLHNDADNPPGLNTWHTDNSGWPDPPLGTVLYAKTTPAIGGDTLFSNMYLAYEKLSPPMQEMLGRLTATHDAKKAFGEDYPELGEMLKKKSIEVDERFGGGKAVHHPIIRTHPETKRKALYISAPYVTSIDGLSAAEGRAILDFLYRHIETNEFVYRHRWQPGDLLIWDNRCLQHYAVADYHPHERLMYRMNILRGEEGRWTTS comes from the coding sequence ATGCCCACCGTTGAACCGGTCAGCCCCGCGCTCGGTGCCCGGGTGACCGACGTCGACCTCTCCCAGGAACTGACCGAGCGGCAGTGGGAGGAGATCAGGGAGGCGTTCCACCGGCACAGCGTCCTCGTCTTCCCCGGCCAGACGCTGTCGATCGAGGACCAGAAGCGCTTCTCCCGCCGGTTCGGCGACCTGCTGGTGCACGAGCACCTGCTGCCGATGACGGTCGAGGGTTACCCCGAATGCATGCGCCTGCACAATGACGCGGACAATCCCCCCGGCCTGAACACCTGGCACACCGACAACAGCGGATGGCCCGACCCGCCCCTCGGCACCGTCCTGTACGCGAAGACGACGCCCGCGATCGGCGGCGACACCCTTTTCTCCAACATGTACCTGGCCTACGAGAAGCTGTCCCCGCCGATGCAGGAGATGCTCGGCCGGCTGACCGCGACCCACGACGCCAAGAAGGCGTTCGGCGAGGACTACCCCGAACTGGGCGAGATGCTCAAGAAAAAGTCCATCGAGGTCGACGAGAGGTTCGGCGGCGGAAAGGCCGTGCACCATCCGATCATCAGGACGCACCCGGAGACCAAGAGGAAGGCGCTCTACATCTCCGCGCCCTACGTCACCTCCATCGACGGCCTGTCGGCGGCGGAGGGCCGCGCCATCCTCGACTTCCTCTACCGGCACATCGAGACGAACGAGTTCGTCTACCGGCACCGGTGGCAGCCCGGCGATCTCCTGATCTGGGACAACCGCTGCCTCCAGCACTACGCCGTCGCCGACTACCACCCGCACGAGCGGCTGATGTACCGGATGAACATCCTGCGGGGCGAGGAGGGCCGATGGACGACGTCCTGA
- a CDS encoding cytochrome P450, whose product MDDVLSGNPAALACPAGVYDRARQRGVHFSAAMDAWVVSAHDDVLRVVLDAEAFSSDNALGAPAPGPETEMSNYLPYLLTLGDPEHARRRAIVNRAFTPRRVAEHEPAIREICRRLVDGLRPRQEIDFVGGIAIPLPISAIMRVLGLPDEDLPDLLRWSQELVVATVGVREFDPDRIVPPGRPLAARLARRLKDARHGVLAVIARSGIPPDDAARFVIDLLVAGNFTTTAYLTSAAHALARSPALADRLRAHPGEIPGFVEETLRLENPLQGLYRRATRDCEINGVPIAAGARVLVLFGSANLDPARWPDPVALDPGRTDATGHLTFGHGPHTCLGSSLVRTQSRLLLEVLLAETTLLRPAAEEIDYLPNPIFRSPTALRMRISWRTPAANRG is encoded by the coding sequence ATGGACGACGTCCTGAGCGGCAACCCCGCCGCCCTCGCCTGCCCCGCGGGGGTCTACGACCGGGCCCGTCAGCGGGGGGTGCACTTCTCCGCGGCCATGGACGCCTGGGTGGTCAGCGCCCACGACGACGTGCTCCGCGTCGTGCTGGACGCGGAGGCGTTCTCGTCCGACAACGCGCTGGGCGCCCCGGCCCCGGGCCCCGAGACCGAGATGTCCAACTATCTGCCCTACCTGCTGACCTTGGGCGACCCCGAGCACGCCCGCCGCCGGGCGATCGTCAACCGGGCGTTCACCCCCCGGCGCGTCGCCGAGCACGAACCGGCGATCAGGGAGATCTGCCGGCGGCTGGTGGACGGGCTGCGGCCCCGGCAGGAGATCGACTTCGTCGGCGGCATCGCGATCCCGCTGCCGATCTCCGCGATCATGCGGGTCCTCGGCCTGCCCGACGAGGACCTGCCCGACCTGCTGCGATGGTCGCAGGAGCTGGTGGTCGCCACGGTGGGGGTGCGGGAGTTCGACCCGGATCGGATCGTCCCGCCGGGGCGCCCGCTCGCGGCGCGGCTCGCCCGCCGCCTGAAGGACGCGCGCCACGGCGTCCTGGCCGTCATCGCGCGGTCGGGCATCCCGCCGGACGACGCCGCCCGCTTCGTCATCGACCTCCTCGTCGCCGGGAACTTCACCACCACCGCCTACCTGACCAGCGCCGCGCACGCCCTCGCCCGCTCCCCCGCGCTCGCCGACCGGCTCCGCGCCCACCCCGGCGAGATCCCCGGGTTCGTCGAGGAGACCCTCCGCCTGGAGAACCCCCTCCAGGGCCTGTACCGGAGGGCGACCCGCGACTGCGAGATCAACGGCGTCCCCATCGCCGCGGGCGCGCGGGTCCTGGTGCTGTTCGGGTCGGCGAACCTCGACCCGGCCCGGTGGCCCGATCCGGTCGCCCTGGACCCGGGGCGGACGGACGCCACCGGCCACCTCACCTTCGGCCACGGCCCGCACACCTGCCTGGGCTCGTCCCTGGTGCGGACGCAGAGCCGCCTGCTGCTGGAGGTCCTGCTGGCCGAGACCACGCTCCTCCGGCCGGCGGCCGAGGAGATCGACTATCTGCCGAATCCCATCTTCCGTAGTCCAACGGCGCTCCGGATGCGAATCAGCTGGAGAACACCCGCCGCGAACCGCGGCTGA
- a CDS encoding LysR family transcriptional regulator has product MDLLQLRYFQAVARREHLSRAAEEMHVGQPSMSRTIARLERELGVPLFDRQGRQVRLNRFGSAFLKRVDRALVELDEARQELSDEAGLENGSVSVAAETLLTLTGPLSRFSAEYPEVSVRLRQADADAMVRQLADREVDLCVASQRLAGPSLRSVELLREEVLLAVPLAHPLAGRERVGIGDVTEEPFVTTRPGHWQRTLLERLFTGTGTKPKITCEGDETGAIQDLVSAGLGIGLIPVTARRAAAGGPVAWLHVDAPGCARVLTMVWREDAYLPMAARRFRDVAVSLLRSRRS; this is encoded by the coding sequence ATGGATCTGCTGCAACTGCGCTACTTCCAGGCGGTCGCGCGCCGGGAGCACCTCAGCCGCGCCGCCGAGGAGATGCACGTGGGCCAGCCGTCGATGAGCCGCACGATCGCCCGGCTGGAGCGGGAGCTCGGCGTCCCGCTGTTCGACCGGCAGGGCCGGCAGGTGCGGCTCAACCGGTTCGGGTCGGCGTTCCTGAAACGGGTGGACCGGGCCCTGGTCGAGCTGGACGAGGCGCGCCAGGAGCTCTCGGACGAGGCGGGCCTGGAGAACGGCAGCGTCTCGGTGGCCGCGGAGACGCTGCTCACCCTCACGGGCCCGCTGTCGCGCTTCTCGGCGGAGTATCCGGAGGTGAGCGTCCGGCTGCGGCAGGCCGACGCGGACGCGATGGTGCGGCAGCTCGCCGACCGCGAGGTGGACCTGTGCGTCGCCTCCCAGCGGCTGGCCGGACCCTCGCTGCGCTCGGTGGAGCTGCTGCGCGAGGAGGTTCTGCTGGCGGTCCCGCTCGCGCATCCGCTCGCCGGGCGCGAGCGGGTCGGCATCGGGGACGTCACGGAGGAGCCGTTCGTCACCACCCGTCCCGGGCACTGGCAGCGGACACTGCTCGAACGGCTGTTCACGGGCACCGGGACGAAGCCGAAGATCACCTGTGAGGGGGACGAGACCGGCGCGATCCAGGACCTCGTCAGCGCGGGCCTCGGCATCGGGCTCATCCCGGTGACGGCGCGGCGGGCGGCCGCGGGCGGCCCGGTGGCGTGGCTGCACGTCGACGCGCCCGGTTGCGCGCGCGTCCTGACGATGGTGTGGCGCGAGGACGCCTATCTGCCGATGGCCGCCCGGCGGTTCCGGGACGTCGCCGTGTCGCTGCTGCGCTCCCGGCGCTCTTAG
- a CDS encoding NAD(P)-dependent alcohol dehydrogenase: MRITAALVEGLDAPFTLTELELDDPGPGEVLVELAATGICHTDGLARHGDLPFPLPGVLGHEGAGTVAAVGPGVTGFTEGDPVVIGWPSCGTCRNCRAGEPRYCLRLGAALTGGGRLDGGTALHRLDGTPVSSHFFGQSSFATHSLAAAAALVRVPDGMPLELMGPLACGISTGAGAVFTTVRPRPGDRIVVFGTGTVGLAAIMAARNSAATRIIAVDRHASRLELARELGATDTVDATGIDVVEAVHDLCGGPADYALECTGVISVVRQAADSVGMLGTCVLIGGAPAAAEFTLDHLSTLWGKRIVGVLGGGGRSEELITCVMDLYAQGRFPFDRLVEYFDFADVQTALDRSYAGEVIKPVLRMPRRS, from the coding sequence ATGCGGATCACAGCGGCCCTGGTCGAGGGCCTGGACGCGCCGTTTACCCTCACCGAACTCGAACTGGACGACCCCGGCCCAGGCGAGGTCCTGGTCGAGCTCGCCGCCACCGGCATCTGCCACACCGACGGGCTCGCCCGCCACGGCGACCTGCCCTTCCCCCTGCCCGGCGTCCTCGGCCACGAGGGCGCCGGCACCGTCGCCGCGGTCGGGCCCGGCGTCACCGGCTTCACCGAGGGCGACCCGGTCGTCATCGGCTGGCCCTCGTGCGGGACGTGCCGCAACTGCCGGGCCGGGGAGCCCCGCTACTGCCTGCGGCTCGGCGCGGCGCTGACCGGCGGCGGCCGCCTCGACGGCGGGACGGCCCTGCACCGCCTGGACGGGACCCCCGTCTCCAGCCACTTCTTCGGCCAGTCCTCGTTCGCGACGCACTCGCTGGCGGCCGCCGCCGCGCTGGTGCGGGTGCCGGACGGCATGCCGCTGGAGCTGATGGGGCCGCTGGCGTGCGGGATCTCCACCGGCGCCGGGGCGGTCTTCACCACCGTCCGCCCCCGTCCCGGGGACCGGATCGTGGTGTTCGGGACCGGCACGGTCGGGCTGGCGGCGATCATGGCCGCGCGCAACTCGGCCGCCACCCGGATCATCGCCGTCGACCGGCACGCGTCCCGGCTGGAGCTGGCCCGCGAGCTCGGCGCCACCGACACCGTGGACGCCACCGGGATCGACGTCGTGGAGGCCGTCCACGACCTGTGCGGCGGGCCCGCCGACTACGCGCTGGAGTGCACCGGCGTGATCAGCGTCGTCCGCCAGGCCGCGGACTCGGTGGGCATGCTCGGCACCTGCGTCCTCATCGGCGGCGCGCCGGCCGCCGCCGAGTTCACCCTGGACCACCTCTCGACCCTCTGGGGCAAGCGGATCGTCGGCGTGCTGGGCGGCGGCGGGCGCAGCGAGGAGCTGATCACCTGCGTCATGGACCTCTACGCCCAGGGCCGCTTCCCGTTCGACCGGCTCGTGGAGTACTTCGACTTCGCCGACGTCCAGACCGCCCTGGACCGCTCCTACGCCGGTGAGGTCATCAAGCCCGTCCTGCGCATGCCGCGCCGGTCCTGA
- a CDS encoding MSMEG_6728 family protein, with protein sequence MQTFLPHADFAATAGVLDRRRLGKQRVEALQVLRGLTVPGYGWRRHPAVRMWAGYEEALVRYGLEICRTWCDLGHGDTCAASLTSGLSAATGIGRPRDQERLAAAAELPPWLGDPALHLSHRSALVRKDPGYYGPLFPGVPPDLPYVWPRSDREAAEDG encoded by the coding sequence GTGCAGACCTTCCTTCCGCACGCGGACTTCGCCGCCACGGCCGGCGTCCTCGACCGGCGGAGGCTCGGCAAGCAGCGTGTCGAGGCGCTCCAGGTGCTGCGCGGGCTGACCGTGCCGGGTTACGGCTGGCGGCGCCATCCGGCGGTGCGGATGTGGGCCGGGTACGAGGAGGCGCTGGTCCGCTACGGGCTGGAGATCTGCCGCACCTGGTGCGATCTCGGGCATGGCGACACGTGCGCCGCGTCGCTGACGTCCGGGCTGTCCGCGGCGACGGGCATCGGGCGGCCGCGCGACCAGGAGCGGCTCGCCGCCGCCGCGGAGCTGCCCCCGTGGCTGGGTGATCCGGCGCTGCACCTCAGCCACCGCTCCGCCCTCGTCCGCAAGGATCCCGGGTACTACGGCCCGCTCTTCCCCGGTGTGCCGCCTGATCTGCCCTACGTCTGGCCCCGCTCCGACCGCGAGGCGGCCGAAGACGGGTGA
- a CDS encoding glycosyltransferase family 2 protein → MATGHRVSAASGRSGRRAGHRPSRRTAGSGASLSAFLHAVVFEAVLVHFGAAGSRAGFLLWLCAVVLQLVVVAHTAATWWTTRGRPATDEVTVGDWDGGIDVFVTVYGEPLGVVLPVVRAARDMDLAHRTWVLDDGGSARLREACDREGVGYLHRPTRENGKAGNVNHALARTRGELVAIFDADHRPDRGFLRRTVGHFADGRLAFVQTPQSYGPSSSGAGERPTVPDKNWSLAARGAREAQDAFYRHVMPGKAAQDTAICVGTNVVFRRAALDRIGGLHTGSQSEDVHTSLRLHALGLRSLYLPEVLARGLPPADWAAYLRQQRRWARGAFEILLDRRLWGRGGPALRQRLQYGLLGTHYLASIIVLLMALLPSAHLLAGVSPVAAPPGVLLGLVASAAVTAAAANRAQNGTYGLAAAVTHAVSSPACVLGLLEAVAGRRSRWAPTHGAAPGPSGAGDAAVRGGIVAVNLAAVVAGTAAVAARLGHTGAAAALGLPAARDVWVALPVAWCLAMALTLLLPPGRSGGSGGSSPHKRPARVLGLTPPALPLRWSGAVIACAGVVLAADVAERVSSPLPPAPRPTSAAVWRDDFTGRAGAPPDARHWVLATGHNYPGGPPDWGTGEIQEYVRSPRNARLDGDGHLVITATAGRDGTYRSARLETRRSDHRPPEGGTLRIQARVRLPSARGSWATFWALGRSYRADLRWPASGEIDVLEYRGTRPGEVYGVAHCPDCGEPHGRRAAHRAPQSLAGGFHTYTVDRHSDPDPSHQRADRIDWYVDGRRFHSVTRAELGERAWVFDQPVFVLLNLAVGGDWPGAPEPADYPSAMTVDYVEIRTCLRECPPHPPGGG, encoded by the coding sequence GTGGCAACGGGACATCGGGTGAGCGCGGCCTCCGGCCGATCCGGGCGGCGCGCCGGGCACCGCCCCTCGCGCCGGACCGCCGGGAGCGGCGCCTCCTTATCGGCGTTCCTCCACGCCGTCGTCTTCGAGGCCGTCCTCGTGCACTTCGGCGCGGCCGGCTCGCGGGCCGGGTTCCTCCTGTGGCTGTGCGCCGTTGTGCTCCAGCTCGTCGTGGTCGCCCACACCGCCGCCACGTGGTGGACGACCCGGGGACGGCCCGCCACGGACGAGGTCACCGTGGGCGACTGGGACGGCGGGATCGACGTCTTCGTCACCGTGTACGGGGAGCCGCTCGGCGTCGTGCTCCCGGTCGTCCGCGCCGCCCGCGACATGGACCTCGCGCACCGCACCTGGGTCCTCGACGACGGCGGGAGCGCGAGGCTGCGCGAGGCGTGCGACCGCGAGGGGGTCGGCTACCTCCACCGTCCCACCCGGGAGAACGGGAAGGCGGGCAACGTCAACCACGCCCTCGCCCGCACCCGCGGCGAGCTGGTGGCGATCTTCGACGCCGACCACCGTCCCGACCGCGGCTTCCTGCGCCGTACCGTCGGGCACTTCGCGGACGGGCGGCTGGCGTTCGTGCAGACCCCGCAGAGCTACGGCCCGAGCAGTTCCGGCGCAGGGGAGCGACCCACCGTGCCCGACAAGAACTGGTCGCTGGCCGCGCGAGGCGCCCGCGAGGCGCAGGACGCGTTCTACCGCCATGTCATGCCGGGGAAGGCCGCGCAGGACACCGCGATCTGCGTGGGCACCAACGTGGTGTTCCGGCGCGCGGCGCTCGACCGGATCGGCGGTCTCCACACGGGAAGCCAGTCCGAGGACGTGCACACCTCGCTCCGGCTGCACGCCCTCGGCCTGCGGTCGCTCTACCTTCCGGAGGTCCTGGCCCGGGGGCTGCCGCCCGCGGACTGGGCGGCGTACCTGCGGCAGCAGCGGCGCTGGGCCCGCGGGGCGTTCGAGATCCTCCTGGACCGCCGGCTCTGGGGCCGCGGCGGGCCGGCCCTCCGGCAGCGGCTCCAGTACGGGCTGCTGGGGACGCACTACCTCGCCTCGATCATCGTCCTGCTCATGGCGCTGCTGCCGAGCGCGCACCTGCTGGCGGGCGTGTCCCCGGTCGCGGCGCCACCGGGGGTCCTGCTCGGGCTCGTCGCGAGCGCGGCGGTGACGGCGGCGGCCGCGAACAGGGCGCAGAACGGGACGTACGGCCTGGCCGCGGCCGTCACGCACGCGGTCTCCAGCCCGGCCTGCGTCCTGGGCCTCCTGGAGGCCGTGGCGGGCCGCCGCTCCCGCTGGGCGCCCACGCACGGGGCGGCGCCGGGGCCGTCCGGGGCCGGGGACGCCGCGGTCCGCGGTGGGATCGTGGCCGTCAACCTCGCGGCCGTGGTCGCCGGCACCGCGGCCGTCGCGGCCCGGCTCGGGCACACCGGCGCGGCCGCCGCGCTCGGCCTGCCCGCCGCCCGGGACGTGTGGGTCGCCTTGCCGGTGGCGTGGTGCCTGGCGATGGCGCTGACCCTGCTCCTCCCGCCGGGCCGTTCCGGGGGGAGTGGAGGGTCGTCCCCCCACAAGAGACCGGCCCGGGTGCTCGGCCTCACTCCGCCCGCCCTGCCGCTGCGCTGGTCCGGCGCGGTGATCGCGTGCGCGGGCGTGGTGCTGGCGGCGGACGTCGCCGAGCGGGTCTCCTCGCCGCTGCCGCCCGCGCCCCGTCCCACGTCGGCGGCGGTCTGGCGCGACGACTTCACCGGACGGGCCGGCGCGCCGCCGGACGCGCGGCACTGGGTGCTCGCCACCGGCCACAACTACCCGGGCGGGCCGCCGGACTGGGGGACCGGCGAGATCCAGGAGTACGTCCGGTCCCCGCGGAACGCGCGGCTGGACGGCGACGGGCATCTCGTGATCACCGCCACGGCCGGGCGGGACGGGACGTACCGGTCCGCGCGGCTGGAGACGCGGCGCAGCGACCACCGCCCGCCGGAGGGCGGCACGCTGCGGATCCAGGCCAGGGTGCGGCTCCCCTCGGCGCGCGGGTCGTGGGCGACGTTCTGGGCGCTCGGCCGCTCGTACCGCGCGGACCTGCGGTGGCCCGCCTCGGGCGAGATCGACGTGCTCGAGTACCGGGGGACGCGGCCCGGCGAGGTGTACGGCGTCGCGCACTGCCCGGACTGCGGCGAACCGCACGGCAGGCGGGCGGCCCACCGGGCCCCGCAGAGCCTCGCGGGCGGGTTCCACACCTACACCGTGGACCGGCACAGCGACCCGGACCCGTCCCATCAGAGGGCCGACCGGATCGACTGGTACGTCGACGGGCGGCGTTTCCACTCGGTCACCCGCGCCGAGCTCGGCGAACGCGCCTGGGTGTTCGACCAGCCGGTCTTCGTGCTGCTGAACCTCGCGGTCGGCGGGGACTGGCCGGGCGCCCCGGAGCCGGCGGACTACCCGTCCGCGATGACGGTCGACTACGTGGAGATCAGGACCTGCCTCCGGGAGTGCCCGCCGCATCCACCCGGCGGCGGTTGA
- a CDS encoding MBL fold metallo-hydrolase, with product MREESPAENGWSVDDRCTNCDVARQLAPGLIGEVKGRSRLLRQPRDEAEERVLHMTAHACHTRSIRPPSGVLDPALDPFPLPLDGGVHLCGHNSPRTAAANSYLLRRPDGSALMIDTPRWSRSLARRWAALGPVTDVLLTHRDHAAHGRVYADHYGARLWIHEGDLDAAPDADRVLRGLDAVEVAAGVVAHPFPGHTEGSVLYIADQRHCFSGDSLYWSRTTGDIEVAEHVTWYSIEELAASLSRTVGRLRFEWLLPGHGDRRRLPAEEMSRRLRGLAERTRGLRPRPVDFAAHRW from the coding sequence ATGCGCGAGGAAAGCCCGGCGGAGAACGGCTGGTCCGTGGACGATCGCTGCACCAACTGCGATGTCGCGCGGCAATTGGCCCCCGGGTTGATAGGCGAGGTGAAGGGCCGGTCGCGCCTTCTCCGCCAGCCGCGCGACGAGGCCGAGGAACGCGTCCTGCACATGACGGCGCACGCGTGCCACACCCGCTCGATCCGCCCGCCGTCCGGGGTGCTCGATCCGGCGCTGGACCCGTTCCCGCTGCCCCTGGACGGCGGCGTCCACCTGTGCGGCCACAACTCCCCGCGCACCGCCGCCGCCAACTCCTATCTGCTGCGCCGCCCGGACGGGTCCGCACTCATGATCGACACACCGCGTTGGAGCAGGTCACTGGCCCGACGGTGGGCGGCGCTCGGCCCGGTCACCGACGTCCTGCTCACCCACCGGGACCACGCCGCGCACGGCCGGGTCTACGCCGACCACTACGGCGCCCGGCTGTGGATCCACGAGGGGGACCTGGACGCCGCGCCCGACGCCGACCGTGTCCTGCGCGGGCTGGACGCCGTCGAGGTCGCCGCGGGCGTCGTGGCGCATCCCTTTCCCGGGCACACCGAGGGCAGCGTGCTCTACATCGCCGACCAGCGCCATTGTTTCAGCGGGGACAGCCTTTACTGGTCGCGCACCACCGGGGACATCGAGGTCGCCGAGCACGTCACCTGGTATTCCATCGAGGAATTGGCCGCCTCGTTGTCCCGCACCGTCGGCCGGCTCCGTTTCGAGTGGCTGCTTCCCGGCCACGGTGACCGCAGGAGGCTTCCCGCGGAGGAGATGTCCCGGCGGCTCCGGGGGCTCGCCGAGCGCACCCGCGGGCTCCGCCCGCGGCCGGTCGACTTCGCGGCCCACCGCTGGTGA
- a CDS encoding TIGR03619 family F420-dependent LLM class oxidoreductase has protein sequence MDLPRIGVTLPNFGPHAGPDSVVTVARAAERLGFHAVSASERLLIPVDPGWSNDAGLPESHVWDTLELLTWAAAHTRRIRVTTGIVNAIFQAPLVLARRLATLDRLSRGRLDVGVGQGGGTRQPPFYIPEEFVAAGVPAARRGGGFVENLAAMRACWGPDPVEFDGEHYRIPRSMVGPKPWGTTIPLFIGALTRTTIERAARIGDGFITVAVDWDDTRGQVRCYRDAGGTGTVLVSVIVQGSGDRITAAAFTDAVRRDLDRAAALGADEVHLALNFLPDHPDRQVELLEALADQVGLPARVPVP, from the coding sequence ATGGACCTTCCCCGCATCGGCGTCACGCTGCCGAACTTCGGCCCCCACGCGGGCCCCGACTCCGTCGTCACCGTCGCGCGGGCGGCCGAGCGGCTCGGCTTCCACGCCGTGTCCGCCAGCGAGCGGCTGCTCATCCCCGTCGACCCGGGCTGGAGCAACGACGCCGGCCTGCCCGAGTCCCATGTGTGGGACACGCTGGAGCTGCTGACCTGGGCCGCCGCGCACACCCGGCGGATCCGCGTGACGACGGGCATCGTGAACGCGATCTTCCAGGCGCCGCTCGTCCTGGCCCGCAGGCTGGCCACCCTCGACCGGCTGTCCCGGGGACGGCTGGACGTCGGCGTCGGCCAGGGCGGCGGCACCCGGCAGCCGCCGTTCTACATCCCCGAGGAGTTCGTCGCGGCGGGGGTGCCCGCCGCGCGCAGGGGCGGCGGGTTCGTCGAGAACCTGGCGGCGATGCGGGCCTGCTGGGGGCCCGACCCCGTCGAGTTCGACGGCGAGCACTACCGGATCCCCCGGTCCATGGTCGGACCGAAGCCGTGGGGGACGACCATCCCCCTGTTCATCGGCGCGCTGACCCGCACCACCATCGAACGGGCGGCCCGCATCGGCGACGGCTTCATCACCGTCGCCGTCGACTGGGACGACACCCGGGGGCAGGTCCGCTGCTACCGGGACGCCGGCGGCACCGGCACGGTGCTGGTCTCCGTGATCGTCCAGGGTTCCGGTGACCGGATCACCGCCGCCGCCTTCACCGACGCGGTGCGGCGCGACCTCGACCGCGCCGCCGCGCTCGGCGCCGACGAGGTGCACCTCGCGCTGAACTTCCTGCCCGACCACCCCGACCGGCAGGTCGAGCTGCTGGAGGCGCTGGCGGACCAGGTCGGCCTGCCGGCCCGCGTGCCGGTGCCGTAG